In Microbacterium sp. SLBN-146, one genomic interval encodes:
- a CDS encoding DUF4082 domain-containing protein, whose protein sequence is MTNVTWGIDGSAARRSRRTRWAAMLGIFALVATLFVALDAPVAAQGASECGPNINKIVCENQKPGTDPEEWDITGAGDSSIQGFATDISVNVGSTIDFKIDTDATNYTIDIYRTGWYQGLGARHIASVTPSAALPQNQPECISDLATELYDCGTWNVSASWNVPSNAVSGVYIASLRRTDTGGQSHITFIVREDGNTSDVLFQTSDPTWHAYNTYGGSDFYQGAGNGRAYKISYNRPFATRGHESGRDFYFSSEYATVRFLERNGYDMSYIAGVDTDRRGGELLNHNVFLSVGHDEYWSGAQRANIEAARDAGVNLQFLTGNEGYWRTRYEASTTGANGDHRTLVSYKETWGNSTNRGGGKIDASSPEWTGTWRDPRFAPQSQGGGLPENAVTGTMYFVNHDDLPLTVNADEGKYRLWRNTGLDSLASGAKAELAPHTVGYESNEVSDNGFSPAGLIKLSTTVGPTPQYLTDYGNTVVEGTTQHHVTLYRAPSTALVFSAASIQWGWGLDETHDGNGAPADSRMQQAQVNLLADMDAQPGSLMQGLVPATKTTDATPPSVTITSPTAGATVAHGSTVTVTGTASDVGGRVAGVEVSTDGGTVWRTATGTTSWTYTGIQQGIGSTQILVRATDDSANYSTTPASRSITVAGPYTAFGGMTPESASTDDAQAVELGLKFSVAVDGEATGVRFYKGPANGGTHVGSLWNSAGTRLATVTFTNESASGWQTASFASPVDLIAGQTYTVSYTAPQGGYAMAARFWPYDARPSAPVQVASGVGSAAPGVYGAAGTFPASAYNESNYFVDVVFESAAESPLRIQSRTPAVSATGVGLSAPVTVTFTRDAAPSSVSLTVAEQGGANAAGTTTYNAATRTATFTPSAAYAPSTIYTVTPAATDTQGIALVEGSSWSFTTKEPDQSLGECPCTIFPESRIPTIASANDTALVTLGTRFEVSTPGTIRGVKFYKGSLNTGVHQGSLWKADGTRLATIAFTNESATGWQTAYFATPVPVEPGVQYIAGYLAPFGGYAATGGAFASAAYERTPFTVPVNGGAFTYSDGFPGTSSTTDYGVDVVFAPLSDSPTIVTQTPASGATGVGVSSTISATFSTAIAGGFTGTVLADGSAVAGTWTRTTGNTVAQFTPSAPLPRGVQVTVSLSGIASVGGTSGPAVDWSFTTVPASADGSVSLLEGQTPVTSTTDTGAVELGMAFTSSVPGQVRAIRFFKASGNTGIHTGSLWGPSGTRLAQVTFVGESASGWQRAVLSTPVDIAAGAVYTVSYHAPQGNYSFTSSAFASPMTNGPLTAVSPDNGRFRYGSGGVRPTESWNSTNYFVDVEFMPTAEDPTVIATEPASGATGASASANITATFDRAVAESSVSVEVSTAAGAAVAGATTYNATNRRVTFDPTSALAADTPYTATVKIDGNVVSSWGFRTAAEGSTVQTQTIFGSEAPELAAADDTSAVEVGTAFQVSEAGTATAVRFFKAATNTGVHRGTLWSETGTVLAQVDFADETASGWQRMEFSQPVELEPGVTYTVSVFNPNGRYSVTSGYFATPKISGKITAPALTNGRFFYGGSGGFPVDSWGSSAYFVDAEIEFSSTTTAAPAVTTTTPAASATNVAPDTAVISATLTDATSATISVTDDGAPVDGSSTFTATSGVVTFTPAAALARGKTYIVTVAADGSAVPGGSWSFATTPSVALQSTTPSAGATSVNPASVSISATLANASAASIALVDGTTPVEGSSSFTAPTGTVVFTPTAVLGRGKTYTVTVTADGAAVPQGSWSFTTTPAASLTATTPAASATNVDPATASITATLTNAAAGAIAVTSNGSAVAGTSSFNSATGVVTFTPSAALVRARTYSATVTADGQAVSGGTWTFTTIPNPAISARTPAASATRVVPGTPITATITNATTAVLTMTSNGSNVAGTSSFNATTGVATFTPAATLAWNRTYSVTATANGAALSGGTWSFTTTPQATRTAISPASGATNVNPATATISATLSNAVTATLALKQGTTDVAGTSAYNTSTGVVTFTPAVTLDWTKVYTATVTANNAAVANGTWSFTTMAKPDQVSMFTTGTPANANASAGSTVQTGTRFRASVPGVVTTIRFYKGTQNTGTHTGYLRTTSGTILGQVTFTGESSSGWQSAVLSTPVRLTPGTEYRVTLYASSGRYSTTQNAFTSPVTYGPLTALGGVSGFGTSAPTSTVTSNFWVDVVFDPDN, encoded by the coding sequence ATGACGAACGTCACGTGGGGTATTGACGGATCTGCTGCACGGCGCTCGCGCCGGACACGGTGGGCGGCGATGCTCGGCATCTTCGCGCTCGTCGCGACGCTCTTCGTCGCGCTCGACGCGCCCGTCGCGGCGCAGGGCGCGAGCGAATGCGGCCCGAACATCAACAAGATCGTGTGCGAGAACCAGAAGCCGGGCACCGATCCCGAAGAGTGGGACATCACGGGCGCGGGGGATTCGTCGATCCAGGGCTTCGCGACCGACATCTCCGTCAACGTCGGCTCGACGATCGACTTCAAGATCGACACGGATGCCACGAACTACACGATCGACATCTACCGCACCGGCTGGTATCAGGGACTCGGCGCTCGCCACATCGCGAGCGTGACGCCCTCGGCGGCGCTGCCGCAGAACCAGCCCGAGTGCATCTCCGACCTCGCAACCGAACTGTACGACTGCGGCACGTGGAACGTGTCGGCATCCTGGAACGTGCCGTCGAACGCCGTCTCGGGCGTGTACATCGCGAGCCTTCGCCGCACCGACACGGGTGGCCAGAGCCACATCACGTTCATCGTCCGGGAGGACGGCAACACGTCGGACGTCCTCTTCCAGACCTCCGACCCGACGTGGCACGCTTACAACACGTACGGCGGCTCGGACTTCTACCAGGGCGCCGGCAACGGTCGCGCCTACAAGATCAGCTACAACCGTCCTTTCGCGACACGTGGGCACGAGAGCGGACGAGACTTCTACTTCAGCTCCGAGTACGCGACGGTCCGATTCCTGGAGCGCAACGGCTACGACATGAGCTACATCGCCGGCGTGGACACCGACCGGCGCGGTGGCGAACTCCTCAATCACAACGTGTTCCTGTCCGTCGGTCACGACGAGTATTGGTCGGGCGCACAGCGGGCCAACATCGAGGCGGCTCGGGATGCCGGTGTGAACCTCCAGTTCCTCACGGGCAACGAGGGGTACTGGCGAACCCGCTACGAGGCCTCCACGACGGGGGCGAACGGCGATCACCGCACACTCGTCTCGTACAAGGAGACGTGGGGCAACTCGACCAACCGCGGTGGCGGCAAGATCGACGCCTCGAGCCCCGAGTGGACGGGCACGTGGCGTGACCCGCGCTTCGCTCCTCAGTCGCAAGGCGGCGGACTGCCGGAGAACGCCGTCACGGGCACCATGTACTTCGTCAACCACGACGACCTTCCCCTCACCGTGAACGCCGACGAGGGCAAGTACCGTCTCTGGCGCAATACGGGTCTGGACTCCCTCGCCTCGGGAGCCAAGGCGGAGCTCGCCCCGCACACCGTCGGGTACGAGTCGAACGAAGTCTCCGACAACGGGTTCAGTCCCGCGGGCCTCATCAAGCTGTCCACCACCGTCGGGCCGACGCCGCAGTACCTCACCGACTACGGAAACACCGTCGTGGAGGGAACGACGCAGCACCACGTGACGCTCTACCGCGCACCCAGTACGGCGCTCGTGTTCTCGGCCGCGAGCATCCAGTGGGGCTGGGGTCTCGACGAAACGCACGACGGCAACGGCGCGCCCGCGGATTCCCGCATGCAGCAAGCGCAGGTCAACCTCCTCGCCGACATGGACGCGCAGCCGGGGTCGCTCATGCAGGGGCTCGTGCCGGCGACCAAGACCACTGACGCGACACCCCCGAGTGTGACGATCACGTCGCCGACGGCGGGTGCCACCGTCGCGCACGGCTCGACCGTCACGGTCACCGGAACAGCATCCGACGTCGGCGGCCGTGTCGCCGGAGTCGAGGTGTCGACCGACGGCGGGACGGTCTGGCGCACCGCGACCGGGACGACGTCGTGGACCTACACAGGCATTCAGCAGGGCATCGGATCCACGCAGATCCTCGTCCGCGCGACCGACGACAGTGCGAACTACTCGACGACCCCCGCGAGCCGCAGCATCACCGTCGCGGGGCCGTACACGGCTTTCGGCGGAATGACACCGGAGAGCGCGTCGACGGATGACGCGCAGGCGGTCGAACTCGGCCTGAAGTTCTCGGTGGCGGTGGATGGCGAAGCCACGGGAGTCCGCTTCTACAAGGGGCCGGCCAACGGCGGCACCCACGTCGGTTCGCTCTGGAACTCCGCCGGAACGCGTCTCGCAACCGTCACCTTCACGAACGAGTCGGCATCGGGATGGCAGACCGCAAGCTTCGCCTCGCCCGTCGACCTCATCGCGGGGCAGACGTACACCGTGTCCTACACGGCACCGCAGGGCGGATACGCCATGGCGGCGCGCTTCTGGCCGTATGACGCCCGCCCGTCGGCTCCCGTCCAGGTCGCCTCGGGTGTCGGATCGGCAGCTCCGGGCGTCTACGGCGCGGCGGGGACGTTCCCGGCGTCGGCCTACAACGAGTCGAACTACTTCGTCGACGTCGTCTTCGAGTCCGCCGCGGAGTCGCCGCTGCGCATCCAGAGCCGCACGCCCGCCGTCTCGGCGACCGGCGTCGGACTGAGCGCACCCGTCACGGTGACCTTCACGAGGGATGCTGCGCCGAGCTCGGTCTCTCTGACCGTGGCCGAGCAGGGCGGCGCGAACGCCGCCGGAACGACGACTTACAACGCCGCGACCCGGACGGCCACGTTCACGCCGAGCGCAGCGTATGCACCCTCGACGATCTACACCGTCACTCCGGCGGCGACCGACACGCAGGGGATCGCGCTCGTCGAGGGATCCTCGTGGTCCTTCACGACGAAGGAGCCCGATCAGTCGCTCGGCGAGTGCCCGTGCACGATCTTCCCGGAGTCGCGCATCCCGACGATCGCCTCGGCGAACGACACCGCGCTCGTGACGCTCGGCACACGATTCGAGGTCTCCACCCCCGGAACGATCCGCGGCGTCAAGTTCTACAAGGGTTCCCTCAACACAGGAGTCCATCAGGGCTCCCTGTGGAAGGCCGACGGAACTCGCCTTGCGACGATCGCTTTCACGAACGAGTCCGCCACTGGGTGGCAGACGGCGTACTTCGCGACGCCGGTGCCCGTCGAGCCGGGCGTCCAATACATTGCGGGATACCTGGCGCCTTTCGGCGGCTACGCCGCGACGGGCGGAGCGTTCGCGAGCGCCGCCTATGAGCGGACTCCCTTCACGGTTCCTGTCAACGGCGGTGCTTTCACCTACTCCGATGGGTTCCCGGGCACGTCCTCGACGACCGACTACGGCGTGGACGTCGTCTTCGCGCCGCTGAGCGACTCTCCGACCATCGTCACCCAGACGCCCGCGTCAGGAGCGACGGGGGTGGGGGTCAGCTCGACGATCTCGGCGACGTTCTCGACGGCGATCGCCGGTGGATTCACCGGGACCGTCCTCGCTGACGGAAGCGCCGTCGCGGGGACGTGGACGAGGACGACGGGGAACACCGTCGCCCAGTTCACTCCCTCGGCTCCGCTTCCGCGCGGCGTCCAGGTCACGGTCTCGCTCAGCGGGATCGCGAGCGTCGGCGGAACCAGCGGCCCTGCCGTTGACTGGTCCTTCACGACGGTCCCGGCGTCCGCTGATGGGTCGGTGAGCCTGCTCGAAGGCCAGACCCCGGTCACGTCCACGACGGACACGGGGGCTGTGGAGCTCGGCATGGCGTTCACGTCCTCCGTGCCCGGACAGGTGCGTGCCATCCGCTTCTTCAAGGCATCGGGCAACACCGGCATCCACACGGGTTCGCTGTGGGGACCGTCGGGGACCCGGCTGGCGCAGGTGACGTTCGTCGGAGAGAGCGCATCCGGATGGCAGCGTGCCGTCCTCAGCACTCCCGTCGACATCGCGGCGGGCGCCGTCTACACGGTGTCGTACCACGCACCCCAGGGGAACTACTCGTTCACGTCGAGTGCCTTCGCGTCTCCCATGACGAACGGTCCCTTGACGGCGGTCTCACCCGACAACGGTCGTTTCCGCTACGGTTCGGGCGGCGTGCGGCCGACGGAGAGCTGGAACTCCACGAACTACTTCGTCGACGTCGAGTTCATGCCGACCGCCGAGGATCCGACGGTCATCGCGACCGAGCCGGCTTCGGGCGCGACAGGTGCCAGCGCGAGCGCGAACATCACGGCGACGTTCGACCGTGCCGTTGCGGAGTCCTCCGTGAGCGTCGAGGTGTCGACGGCAGCAGGAGCGGCGGTCGCCGGCGCGACGACCTACAACGCGACGAACCGACGCGTGACGTTCGATCCGACCTCGGCGCTCGCTGCGGACACGCCGTACACGGCGACGGTGAAGATCGACGGAAACGTCGTGTCCTCGTGGGGATTCCGCACGGCCGCCGAGGGCTCGACGGTTCAGACTCAGACGATCTTCGGGTCGGAGGCGCCGGAACTCGCGGCCGCCGATGACACGTCCGCCGTCGAAGTGGGGACGGCGTTCCAGGTCTCTGAAGCGGGCACGGCGACGGCGGTGCGGTTCTTCAAGGCCGCCACGAACACGGGTGTCCATCGCGGAACGCTCTGGTCCGAGACGGGAACCGTGCTCGCGCAGGTCGACTTCGCCGACGAGACGGCATCGGGATGGCAGCGGATGGAGTTCTCCCAGCCGGTCGAGCTCGAGCCCGGAGTCACGTACACGGTCTCGGTCTTCAACCCGAACGGTCGCTACTCGGTCACGTCGGGGTACTTCGCGACGCCGAAGATCAGCGGCAAGATCACCGCGCCGGCGCTCACGAACGGCCGGTTCTTCTACGGCGGATCTGGCGGGTTCCCCGTCGATTCGTGGGGCTCCTCGGCGTACTTCGTCGATGCGGAGATCGAGTTCTCGTCGACGACGACAGCGGCACCCGCTGTCACGACGACGACCCCCGCAGCATCCGCCACGAATGTGGCACCGGACACCGCGGTGATCTCGGCCACTCTCACGGACGCCACGTCGGCGACGATCAGCGTCACCGACGACGGTGCGCCGGTCGACGGCTCGTCGACGTTCACCGCGACGAGCGGTGTCGTGACGTTCACGCCCGCCGCGGCGCTCGCGCGGGGAAAGACCTACATCGTCACCGTCGCCGCCGACGGCAGCGCGGTGCCGGGAGGATCGTGGAGTTTCGCGACGACCCCCTCCGTCGCACTCCAGTCGACGACGCCTTCGGCCGGTGCGACGAGTGTGAACCCGGCCTCCGTGTCGATCTCGGCGACACTCGCCAACGCGTCGGCCGCGTCGATCGCGCTCGTCGACGGGACGACACCCGTCGAGGGCTCCTCGAGCTTCACGGCCCCAACGGGCACCGTCGTCTTCACTCCGACCGCCGTCCTGGGGCGCGGCAAGACCTATACGGTCACCGTGACCGCCGACGGCGCGGCGGTTCCGCAAGGCTCGTGGAGCTTCACGACGACGCCCGCTGCGAGCCTCACGGCCACGACCCCTGCCGCCTCCGCGACCAACGTGGACCCCGCGACGGCGAGCATCACGGCGACTCTCACGAACGCGGCAGCCGGAGCGATCGCGGTGACGTCGAACGGCAGCGCCGTCGCCGGCACATCGAGCTTCAACTCGGCCACCGGCGTCGTGACCTTCACTCCGTCGGCAGCTCTCGTCCGCGCCCGCACCTACTCGGCCACGGTGACCGCCGACGGCCAGGCCGTCTCGGGGGGCACGTGGACGTTCACGACGATTCCGAACCCCGCGATCTCGGCACGGACGCCCGCTGCGTCGGCGACGCGCGTCGTCCCCGGCACGCCTATCACCGCGACGATCACGAATGCGACGACAGCCGTGCTCACGATGACCTCGAACGGGTCCAACGTTGCGGGCACCTCGTCCTTCAACGCGACCACGGGCGTGGCGACCTTCACTCCGGCCGCGACGCTCGCGTGGAACCGTACCTACAGCGTCACGGCGACGGCGAACGGCGCCGCGCTTTCGGGCGGCACATGGAGCTTCACGACCACGCCTCAGGCGACGCGCACAGCGATCAGTCCGGCTTCCGGCGCGACGAACGTCAACCCGGCGACGGCGACGATCTCGGCGACCCTCAGCAACGCCGTCACGGCGACGCTCGCGCTCAAGCAGGGGACGACCGACGTCGCGGGCACATCCGCGTACAACACCTCGACGGGCGTCGTGACCTTCACACCTGCCGTGACGCTGGACTGGACCAAGGTCTACACCGCGACGGTCACCGCGAACAACGCCGCCGTCGCGAATGGGACGTGGTCGTTCACGACGATGGCAAAGCCTGATCAGGTGAGCATGTTCACGACCGGCACGCCGGCGAACGCCAACGCGAGCGCGGGCTCGACGGTGCAGACGGGAACGCGGTTCCGCGCGAGCGTCCCGGGCGTCGTGACGACCATCCGCTTCTACAAGGGGACCCAGAACACGGGCACGCACACCGGCTATCTGCGCACGACGAGCGGCACGATCCTCGGTCAGGTGACGTTCACGGGCGAGAGCTCATCGGGGTGGCAGTCGGCGGTCCTCTCGACGCCCGTCCGGCTCACGCCGGGCACCGAGTATCGCGTGACGTTGTATGCGAGCTCCGGTCGGTACTCGACGACGCAGAACGCGTTCACGAGTCCCGTCACCTACGGCCCGCTGACGGCCTTGGGAGGAGTGTCGGGCTTCGGCACGAGCGCTCCCACGAGCACCGTCACGAGCAACTTCTGGGTGGACGTCGTCTTCGACCCTGACAATTGA
- a CDS encoding Gfo/Idh/MocA family protein encodes MSSRRRIAVIGAGYWGPNLARNFRASTDWELAYICDLDTERAQRVADSVGGVPVTASLDEVLADSSVDAVAIATPARTHHPIALAALDAGKHVIVEKPLADTRAKGVEMVERARERGLVLMTDHTFCYTPAVLKIRELIADGYLGDILFVDSVRINLGLIQPDVDVFWDLAPHDLSILDFVLPGGLDVTSVAAQGADPLKTGKSCIGYLTIPLRSGGIAHVHVNWLSPTKIRQMVIGGTKRTLVWDDLNPQQRVSVYDRGVDLALQSKETADSQASNVSYRLGDTWAPALPEQEALANVAAEFAAAIREDRAARTSGESGLRVLSVLEAVALSQQVHGAPAPVATEI; translated from the coding sequence GTGTCTTCACGACGGAGAATCGCGGTCATCGGCGCGGGGTACTGGGGACCGAACCTCGCGCGCAACTTCCGCGCGAGCACGGATTGGGAACTCGCCTACATCTGCGACCTCGACACGGAGCGCGCGCAGCGTGTCGCTGACAGCGTCGGCGGCGTGCCCGTCACGGCATCCCTCGACGAGGTGCTCGCCGATTCTTCCGTCGATGCGGTCGCGATCGCGACGCCTGCACGGACGCACCACCCGATCGCTCTCGCCGCGCTCGATGCGGGCAAGCACGTCATCGTGGAGAAGCCGCTCGCCGACACGCGGGCGAAAGGCGTCGAGATGGTCGAGCGTGCGCGCGAGCGCGGCCTCGTCCTGATGACGGATCACACGTTCTGCTATACGCCGGCCGTGCTGAAGATCCGCGAACTCATCGCCGACGGATACCTGGGCGACATCCTCTTCGTCGACAGTGTCCGGATCAACCTGGGCCTCATTCAGCCGGATGTCGACGTCTTCTGGGATCTCGCTCCGCACGACCTCTCGATCCTCGACTTCGTGCTGCCAGGCGGCCTCGACGTCACGTCCGTCGCCGCGCAGGGCGCTGACCCCCTCAAGACCGGGAAGTCGTGCATCGGCTACCTCACCATCCCGCTCAGGAGCGGGGGCATCGCCCACGTCCACGTCAACTGGCTGAGCCCCACCAAGATCCGCCAGATGGTCATCGGCGGCACGAAGCGGACCCTCGTGTGGGACGACCTCAACCCCCAGCAGCGTGTCAGCGTCTATGACCGCGGCGTCGACCTCGCGCTGCAGTCGAAGGAGACCGCCGACAGCCAGGCGTCGAACGTGTCGTACCGCCTCGGTGACACCTGGGCGCCCGCGCTTCCCGAACAAGAAGCGCTCGCGAACGTCGCGGCCGAGTTCGCCGCCGCCATCCGCGAAGACCGCGCGGCCCGTACGAGTGGCGAGTCGGGACTCCGCGTCCTCTCGGTGCTCGAAGCCGTTGCCCTCAGCCAACAGGTGCACGGTGCGCCCGCGCCCGTCGCCACAGAGATCTAA
- a CDS encoding NAD-dependent epimerase/dehydratase family protein, translating to MTNLEGTTVLVTGGAGTIGSTLVDQLLDAGVERIDVLDNLVRGRRANLDDALASGRVELIDGDVRDAKLVDDLTAGKDVVFHQAAIRITQCAEEPRLALEVLVDGTFNVVESAAKHKVTKLIAASSASVYGMAEEFPTTERHHHENNDTIYGAAKTFNEGLVRSFRAMQGLDYVLLRYFNVYGPRMDVHGVYTEVLVRWMERIADGKPPLIFGDGQQTMDFVCVPDIARANVLAAQSDIVEGTYNIASGTETSLLELAEALLRVMGSDLGVEHGPERAVNGVARRLADTSAAKRDFGFEATIGLEEGLRQLVEWWAPLRDEIAAGRTVAAS from the coding sequence ATGACAAACCTGGAAGGCACGACCGTTCTGGTGACGGGAGGGGCCGGCACGATCGGCTCGACTCTCGTCGACCAGCTCCTCGACGCGGGAGTGGAACGCATCGATGTGCTCGACAACCTCGTGAGGGGCCGCCGGGCCAACCTCGACGACGCGCTCGCGAGCGGGCGCGTCGAACTCATCGACGGCGACGTCCGTGATGCGAAGCTCGTCGACGACCTCACCGCGGGGAAGGACGTCGTCTTCCATCAGGCGGCGATCCGCATCACGCAGTGCGCCGAGGAGCCGCGGCTCGCGCTCGAAGTGCTCGTCGACGGAACGTTCAACGTCGTCGAGTCGGCTGCGAAGCACAAGGTCACGAAGCTCATCGCGGCATCGAGCGCATCGGTCTACGGCATGGCGGAGGAGTTCCCGACGACCGAGCGCCACCACCACGAGAACAACGACACGATCTACGGCGCGGCGAAGACCTTCAACGAGGGTCTCGTCCGCAGCTTCCGTGCGATGCAGGGCCTCGACTACGTGCTGCTCCGGTACTTCAACGTCTACGGTCCGCGGATGGACGTCCACGGCGTCTACACCGAAGTGCTCGTGCGCTGGATGGAGCGGATCGCCGACGGCAAACCCCCGCTCATCTTCGGAGACGGTCAGCAGACGATGGACTTCGTGTGTGTCCCGGACATCGCGCGGGCCAACGTCCTCGCGGCGCAGAGCGACATCGTGGAGGGCACCTACAACATCGCGAGCGGCACCGAGACGAGTCTCCTCGAGCTCGCGGAGGCTCTTCTCCGCGTCATGGGATCGGACCTCGGCGTCGAGCACGGTCCCGAGCGCGCCGTCAACGGCGTCGCGCGACGGCTCGCCGACACGTCGGCCGCGAAGCGGGACTTCGGGTTCGAGGCGACGATCGGCCTCGAGGAAGGTCTGCGTCAGCTCGTCGAGTGGTGGGCACCCCTCCGCGACGAGATCGCGGCGGGCAGGACGGTCGCGGCATCATGA
- a CDS encoding DegT/DnrJ/EryC1/StrS aminotransferase family protein encodes MSERINVMVPWLGQEEADAVAEAIASGWVAQGPRVTRFESEFAASVQAEYAVATTSCTTALHLALIVAGIGEGDDVVIPSFSFVATTNAVRYVGANPVFADVDPVTGNVTKDTVAVALTPATRAVIAVDQGGVPVDIDGIREVTDQLSIVVIEDAACGAGSTYKGRPVGAGAEIAAWSFHPRKLLTTGEGGMLTTARKDWADRARHLREHAMSVSAADRHASVLPPAEEYTEVGYNYRMTDLQAAVGIVQLGRLPAIVEKRREIAARYQAAIAEIPGLRAVADPAHGTSNFQSFWVEVGDGYPTDRDGLLEALAHADISARRGIMAAHRQPPYRDLTPKNGLPVTEHLTDATLILPVFHQFTDEQQDRVIAVLRNPGGASE; translated from the coding sequence ATGAGCGAGCGCATCAACGTCATGGTCCCCTGGCTCGGTCAGGAGGAGGCCGACGCCGTCGCGGAGGCCATCGCGAGCGGCTGGGTGGCTCAGGGTCCCCGGGTCACGCGCTTCGAGAGCGAGTTCGCCGCGTCCGTCCAGGCCGAGTACGCCGTTGCGACGACGAGCTGCACGACCGCGCTCCACCTCGCTCTGATCGTCGCGGGCATCGGCGAGGGCGACGATGTCGTCATCCCCTCCTTTTCCTTCGTCGCCACGACGAACGCCGTCCGCTATGTCGGGGCGAACCCCGTCTTCGCCGACGTCGATCCCGTCACGGGCAATGTCACGAAGGACACGGTCGCCGTCGCGCTGACACCCGCGACCCGCGCCGTCATCGCCGTCGACCAGGGCGGCGTCCCGGTCGACATCGACGGCATCCGCGAGGTCACCGACCAGCTCAGCATCGTGGTCATCGAGGATGCCGCATGCGGCGCCGGCTCCACATACAAGGGGCGACCGGTGGGCGCCGGCGCCGAGATCGCGGCGTGGTCGTTCCACCCTCGCAAGCTCCTCACGACGGGTGAGGGCGGAATGCTCACGACCGCACGCAAGGACTGGGCCGACCGTGCGCGGCACCTGCGCGAGCACGCGATGAGCGTGTCGGCGGCGGATCGCCACGCGTCCGTCCTGCCGCCGGCCGAGGAGTACACCGAGGTCGGATACAACTACCGCATGACCGACCTGCAGGCGGCCGTGGGGATCGTCCAGCTCGGCAGGCTCCCCGCCATCGTCGAGAAGCGGCGTGAGATCGCGGCGCGCTACCAGGCTGCGATCGCTGAGATCCCGGGCCTCCGGGCCGTTGCCGATCCCGCGCACGGCACGAGCAACTTCCAGTCGTTCTGGGTCGAGGTCGGAGACGGCTATCCGACCGACCGTGATGGCCTTCTCGAGGCACTCGCGCATGCCGACATCTCGGCGCGTCGGGGGATCATGGCGGCGCACCGCCAGCCGCCGTACCGCGACCTGACGCCGAAGAACGGCCTGCCCGTGACGGAGCATCTCACCGATGCGACCCTGATCCTTCCGGTGTTCCACCAGTTCACGGACGAGCAGCAGGATCGCGTCATCGCGGTCCTCCGCAATCCGGGTGGTGCATCGGAGTGA
- a CDS encoding NeuD/PglB/VioB family sugar acetyltransferase — MTDGLLLVGASGLAREVLAAGITGVVGILDDDVDLHGSDVGGVPVVDTIEDAAHRGEQLLVCVGPSRGRRSVVRRLRDLGVSDDRFATFVARSARIGSTSDIGRGSILLDSVVVTADARIGEHVVVMPNCTITHDDILEDFVTLAAGVALGGSVRVRRAAYIGMNASVRQGVEVGKKSTIGMGSVVLRNVPEEQTWAGVPARILGVDD; from the coding sequence GTGACCGACGGACTGCTCCTGGTGGGGGCGAGCGGTCTGGCGAGAGAAGTGCTGGCAGCGGGGATCACGGGTGTCGTCGGCATCCTCGATGACGACGTCGACCTTCACGGGAGCGACGTCGGCGGTGTGCCCGTCGTGGACACGATCGAGGATGCCGCACACCGAGGGGAACAGCTGCTCGTCTGCGTCGGACCGAGTCGAGGACGCCGGTCCGTCGTCCGTCGGCTCCGCGATCTCGGAGTGTCGGACGACCGTTTCGCGACGTTCGTCGCGCGGTCGGCGCGCATCGGTTCGACGAGCGACATTGGGCGCGGCAGCATCCTTCTCGATAGTGTCGTCGTGACCGCGGATGCGCGCATCGGGGAACACGTGGTCGTCATGCCGAACTGCACCATCACGCACGACGACATTCTCGAGGACTTCGTGACGCTCGCCGCCGGGGTCGCGCTCGGGGGGAGCGTCCGCGTGCGGCGTGCCGCATACATCGGGATGAACGCGTCCGTCAGGCAGGGTGTCGAGGTCGGCAAGAAGTCGACCATCGGCATGGGGTCGGTCGTTCTTCGGAACGTGCCGGAAGAGCAGACGTGGGCTGGGGTGCCCGCGCGCATCTTGGGGGTAGACGATTGA